A region from the Aliarcobacter thereius LMG 24486 genome encodes:
- a CDS encoding (2Fe-2S)-binding protein: MAKNFPHSFIVCDCKQVSLGEIVHAIKEKGAKTLEEIENLTDAGSSCGSCRCKEDDVGVEKMELYLVDILKKFENEK, translated from the coding sequence ATGGCAAAAAACTTTCCTCACTCTTTTATAGTTTGTGATTGTAAGCAAGTAAGCCTTGGTGAAATAGTTCATGCAATTAAAGAAAAAGGTGCAAAAACACTAGAAGAGATTGAGAATTTAACAGATGCTGGAAGTTCTTGTGGATCTTGTAGATGCAAAGAAGATGATGTTGGAGTTGAAAAAATGGAGCTTTATTTAGTTGATATTTTAAAAAAATTTGAAAATGAGAAATGA
- the tatC gene encoding twin-arginine translocase subunit TatC, whose protein sequence is MFDDLKPHIADLRKRLTISALTVVAMFFICFAFYEPILEWMMAPVKHALPVGKTMIAVEIQETFFTAMKVAFFAGFILSLPVIFWQLWLFLAPGLYDHEKKLVVPFVFFATLMFLMGASFAYYIVVPIGFDFLIAFGNSVVDVTPSIGKYVGFFTKLMIGFGIAFELPVITFFLAKIGLVDDAMLKGFFRYAVVLIFIVAAILTPPDVISQVLMAVPLILLYGVSIYIAKVFNPAQKEDEEE, encoded by the coding sequence ATGTTTGATGATTTAAAACCACATATTGCTGATTTAAGAAAAAGATTAACAATCTCAGCTTTAACTGTTGTTGCAATGTTTTTTATATGTTTTGCATTTTATGAGCCAATTTTAGAGTGGATGATGGCTCCTGTTAAACATGCTCTTCCTGTTGGTAAAACTATGATTGCCGTTGAAATTCAAGAAACATTTTTTACAGCTATGAAAGTTGCCTTTTTTGCAGGTTTTATACTATCTTTACCAGTGATTTTTTGGCAATTATGGCTTTTTTTAGCTCCTGGACTTTATGATCATGAAAAAAAACTTGTTGTTCCTTTTGTATTTTTTGCAACTTTAATGTTTTTAATGGGAGCTTCTTTTGCTTATTATATAGTTGTTCCTATTGGTTTTGATTTTTTGATTGCTTTTGGTAATAGTGTTGTTGATGTTACACCAAGTATTGGAAAGTATGTTGGATTTTTTACAAAACTAATGATAGGTTTTGGTATAGCTTTTGAGCTTCCTGTTATTACATTTTTCCTTGCAAAAATAGGATTAGTTGATGATGCTATGCTAAAAGGCTTTTTTAGATATGCAGTTGTTTTAATTTTTATTGTTGCTGCAATTTTAACTCCACCAGATGTTATAAGTCAAGTATTAATGGCTGTTCCATTGATTTTACTTTATGGTGTATCAATTTATATTGCAAAAGTATTTAATCCAGCTCAAAAAGAAGATGAAGAAGAGTAG
- a CDS encoding TerB family tellurite resistance protein → MEFLVLIIVIAVLFFIGKNYKTEEFKNINLTKKEVFRGDILNHEAGLLVALLSKVAKADGKVGELEAELIKHTLSDISSHFQNSEDLRGRLKELYNEEKDNFSNLIVICDRLYRLTAKNYNLRLKYMEYLLNLAFIDGDFSKEEQEITEDIANALKIAKSDYNRLIYSFESFYSNIKNEKKLSLEKSYEILNSNPNDEFSIIKKNYRELVKNNHPDIITGQGATQSIIDEATKKLQEINEAYEIIKKDRGI, encoded by the coding sequence ATGGAATTTTTAGTATTAATAATTGTTATAGCTGTTCTTTTTTTTATAGGGAAAAACTATAAAACAGAAGAGTTTAAAAATATAAATTTAACAAAAAAAGAAGTTTTTAGAGGTGATATATTAAATCATGAAGCTGGTCTTTTGGTTGCACTATTATCAAAAGTTGCAAAAGCAGATGGTAAAGTTGGAGAGCTTGAAGCAGAATTAATAAAACATACTTTATCAGATATCTCAAGCCATTTTCAAAATAGTGAAGATTTAAGAGGAAGATTAAAAGAGCTTTATAATGAAGAAAAAGATAATTTTTCAAATCTTATTGTGATTTGTGATAGGCTTTATAGATTAACTGCCAAGAATTATAATTTAAGATTAAAATATATGGAATATTTATTAAATCTTGCTTTTATTGATGGTGATTTTTCAAAAGAAGAACAAGAGATAACAGAAGATATTGCAAATGCATTAAAAATAGCAAAAAGTGATTACAATAGATTAATCTACTCTTTTGAAAGTTTTTATTCAAATATTAAAAATGAGAAAAAACTATCTCTTGAAAAGTCTTATGAAATCTTAAATTCTAATCCAAATGATGAATTTTCAATAATTAAAAAGAATTATAGAGAGCTTGTTAAAAACAATCATCCAGATATTATTACAGGTCAAGGTGCTACACAAAGTATTATTGATGAAGCTACAAAAAAACTTCAAGAGATAAATGAAGCTTATGAAATAATTAAAAAAGATAGAGGAATATAG
- the tatB gene encoding Sec-independent protein translocase protein TatB, with translation MGITEILLIAIVAVIALGPEKLPDAMVKIARLFNSVKKGLNDAKTTLDKELNISELKEEANKFKAQIEETKASLNVESNFDLGLDDILKDDLEVKKDSLKVEDSKKELENRFAKANENKTKNEKNSLDSKEI, from the coding sequence ATGGGAATAACAGAAATTTTATTAATAGCAATAGTTGCAGTAATAGCTCTTGGTCCTGAGAAACTACCAGATGCAATGGTAAAGATAGCAAGACTTTTTAATAGTGTAAAAAAAGGTTTAAATGATGCTAAAACTACGCTAGATAAAGAGTTGAATATTAGTGAATTAAAAGAAGAAGCAAACAAATTTAAAGCCCAAATTGAAGAAACAAAAGCTTCTTTAAATGTTGAATCAAATTTTGATTTAGGACTAGATGATATTTTAAAAGATGATTTAGAAGTTAAAAAAGATAGTCTAAAAGTAGAAGACTCTAAAAAAGAATTAGAAAATAGATTTGCAAAAGCAAATGAAAATAAAACTAAAAATGAGAAAAACTCACTAGATTCTAAGGAAATATAA
- a CDS encoding NAD+ synthase codes for MKEYKNIKQNLINFLQNEVKNRALNSVVVGLSGGLDSAVVAVLCKEAFDKNLTCILMPSQFSSKSSVDDSIELCEKFNINYETISIEPILSAYLNSMNNNTLRIGNFSARLRMSVLYDKSFEKNSLVVGTSNRSEILLGYSTIFGDTAYAINPIGNIYKSDLFDFARFLGVSDKILNKKPSADFYENQSDEDDLGHSYDKIDSLLKAMYDEKQSFEELIKNGFDKAFIDEISKRVEKNRFKTELAKIAKI; via the coding sequence ATGAAAGAATATAAAAATATTAAGCAAAATTTAATAAATTTTCTACAAAATGAAGTGAAAAATAGAGCTTTGAATAGTGTTGTTGTAGGACTTTCAGGTGGTCTTGATTCAGCTGTTGTAGCAGTATTATGTAAAGAAGCTTTTGATAAAAATTTAACTTGTATTTTAATGCCATCGCAATTTTCATCAAAATCTTCAGTGGATGATTCTATTGAACTTTGTGAAAAATTTAATATAAATTATGAAACCATATCTATTGAGCCTATACTAAGTGCCTATTTAAATAGCATGAACAACAACACTTTAAGAATTGGAAATTTTAGTGCAAGACTTAGAATGAGTGTTTTATATGATAAATCTTTTGAAAAAAACTCTTTGGTTGTAGGTACATCAAATAGAAGTGAGATTCTTTTAGGATATAGTACTATTTTTGGTGATACAGCTTATGCTATAAATCCTATTGGAAATATTTATAAAAGTGACCTTTTTGATTTTGCAAGATTTTTGGGTGTATCAGATAAGATTTTAAATAAAAAACCAAGTGCTGATTTTTATGAAAATCAAAGTGATGAAGATGATTTAGGACATAGTTATGACAAAATTGACTCTTTGTTAAAGGCTATGTATGATGAAAAACAAAGTTTTGAAGAACTTATTAAAAATGGATTTGATAAAGCTTTTATAGATGAAATCTCTAAAAGAGTTGAAAAAAATAGATTTAAAACAGAATTAGCAAAAATAGCAAAAATATAG